One stretch of Gemmatimonadota bacterium DNA includes these proteins:
- a CDS encoding carboxypeptidase regulatory-like domain-containing protein — protein sequence MPAFLCSGPSAVGASERGVVLRRGVLIGLCLLALPAAGRAQTTGTIIGRVRDAGSREPLAGARVAVPHLGLGALTAADGRFVLAAVPAGQRELQVELLGYQTVVVEAVQIRPGRVAEVEVELHIAALEVEGVTVEAQRIRLIEPEISLTHQVVAGRELRELPVDRIQEAIELAPGVSDGHFRGGRIGQESYLVDGLEVKNPVESSSQGAALELSPTALEEVEVITGGFGAAYGSALSGVVSYVTRRGDPEHWRGAASFLTDHWAPASLLRGFAGVSASAGGPVPFLGSGSTLFLDVLLQGQLDAEPRARGLTCLRPEDAEPDLAAEIQSLAGDAVFSRLYCPYSSAMLPHQRGEKLLGFARLDRPLGAGATLAATYLTNRRQRQLYTPEFKYNALYQLGQRTEGQLATLTLDWTRHGQGRAYHGTARVAAMRLERYLGVVDPWTFGERWQVGGMGWADYRFLGSSFVRQPLNEQLAAGVAVPGYAAPGGSTGSPYGPAGVGIFFTEGTPDMASWTRSEFLAGDLAGELVTAAGHLLRGGGSARFHRVESYERVLAYLAGSAPNYARFYPASVTGFVETQLQAADDVILHFGARLEGFRSGLQFVRDRGNFLAPVAETEWRLSFMPRIGVSLPVPGSAGRMSFRFNYGRVAQPPDFRFFLDTAVGDSLRTDIRRQGNPELGFERGSAYELGLTRLLGEGVALSLTAFRKELTNLVTGSLQFSGYAAGQFTTGDFGTVQGLELSVRGGWPVLRLQAAYALQKATGVTSTALSDSIAAPDERRLEFPLAFDRRHVADVALFAGRAAGGERWRWAGSMIASLKSGFPLERRVAGGEPAESAARPTYLPWTAAVDLRLSRELGALPGCGGCAWRVVADGRNILGRENVIALRRDTGGLAPSLERVRETAAGLPPDQEPIPRESPRYSQIIDLNQDGLITPAELAIARLAAALDRHDPSLFFGAPRQVRLGFEVSF from the coding sequence CGCGCGCAGACCACGGGCACGATCATCGGGCGGGTCAGGGATGCCGGTTCGCGCGAGCCGCTGGCGGGCGCGCGCGTCGCGGTCCCGCACCTGGGCCTGGGTGCGCTCACGGCGGCGGACGGGCGTTTCGTGCTGGCCGCGGTGCCGGCCGGGCAGCGCGAGCTGCAGGTCGAGCTGCTGGGCTACCAGACGGTGGTAGTCGAGGCCGTGCAGATCCGCCCCGGTCGCGTCGCGGAAGTCGAGGTCGAGCTCCACATTGCCGCGCTCGAGGTGGAGGGCGTCACGGTCGAGGCGCAGCGGATCCGGCTGATCGAGCCGGAAATCAGCCTGACGCACCAGGTCGTCGCCGGGCGCGAGCTGCGCGAGCTGCCCGTGGACCGGATCCAGGAGGCGATCGAGCTGGCGCCCGGCGTCTCGGACGGCCATTTCCGGGGCGGGCGGATCGGGCAGGAGTCGTATCTGGTGGACGGCCTGGAAGTCAAGAATCCGGTCGAATCATCCAGCCAGGGCGCGGCTCTCGAGCTGTCACCCACGGCGCTCGAGGAGGTCGAGGTGATCACCGGCGGGTTCGGCGCTGCCTACGGCTCGGCGTTGTCGGGCGTGGTGAGCTACGTCACCCGACGGGGCGATCCCGAGCACTGGCGGGGCGCCGCATCCTTCCTCACGGACCACTGGGCGCCGGCTTCGCTGCTGCGCGGCTTTGCCGGCGTCTCGGCCAGCGCGGGCGGGCCGGTGCCGTTTCTCGGCTCCGGATCGACCCTCTTCCTCGACGTCCTGCTCCAGGGCCAACTCGACGCGGAGCCGCGCGCCCGCGGACTGACCTGCCTCAGGCCAGAGGATGCGGAGCCGGACCTTGCTGCGGAGATCCAGTCTCTGGCCGGGGACGCGGTGTTCAGCCGCCTCTACTGCCCCTACAGCTCGGCCATGCTGCCACACCAGCGGGGCGAGAAGCTGCTGGGGTTTGCGCGGCTGGACCGGCCGCTGGGCGCCGGCGCGACGCTGGCCGCCACCTATCTCACCAACCGCCGGCAGCGCCAGCTCTACACGCCGGAGTTCAAGTACAACGCCCTGTACCAGCTTGGCCAGCGTACGGAAGGCCAGCTTGCCACCCTGACGCTGGACTGGACGCGGCACGGCCAGGGGCGCGCGTACCACGGCACGGCGCGCGTGGCCGCCATGCGGCTCGAGCGCTATCTGGGGGTCGTCGACCCCTGGACGTTCGGCGAACGCTGGCAGGTGGGCGGCATGGGCTGGGCGGACTACCGCTTCCTGGGCTCGAGCTTTGTGCGCCAGCCGTTGAACGAGCAGCTTGCCGCAGGTGTTGCCGTGCCGGGGTACGCGGCGCCGGGCGGGTCCACCGGCTCGCCGTACGGGCCGGCGGGCGTGGGGATCTTCTTCACCGAAGGCACGCCGGACATGGCGAGCTGGACGCGCTCGGAGTTCCTGGCCGGGGACTTGGCGGGCGAGCTGGTCACGGCCGCCGGGCACCTGCTGCGCGGAGGCGGCTCGGCCAGGTTCCATCGGGTCGAGAGCTACGAGCGGGTGCTGGCCTACCTGGCGGGCTCCGCCCCGAATTACGCCCGCTTTTATCCGGCCAGCGTGACGGGCTTTGTCGAGACACAGCTCCAGGCGGCGGATGACGTGATCCTGCATTTCGGCGCGCGCCTCGAGGGCTTCCGCTCCGGTCTCCAGTTCGTGCGCGACCGCGGCAACTTCCTCGCGCCGGTCGCCGAGACGGAGTGGAGGCTGAGCTTCATGCCTCGAATCGGCGTCTCCTTGCCGGTGCCCGGGAGCGCCGGCCGCATGTCCTTCCGCTTCAACTACGGACGCGTAGCCCAGCCGCCGGACTTCCGCTTCTTCCTGGACACCGCGGTAGGCGACTCGCTGCGCACGGACATCCGCCGCCAGGGCAACCCCGAGCTGGGCTTCGAGCGGGGCTCCGCCTACGAGCTGGGGCTGACCCGGCTGCTGGGTGAGGGAGTGGCGCTCAGTCTGACGGCGTTCCGCAAGGAGCTGACCAACCTGGTCACGGGCAGCCTGCAGTTCTCGGGGTATGCAGCCGGGCAGTTCACCACGGGCGATTTCGGCACGGTGCAGGGCCTCGAGCTGAGTGTGCGGGGCGGCTGGCCGGTGCTGCGGCTCCAGGCCGCATACGCCCTGCAGAAGGCGACGGGCGTGACCTCGACGGCGCTGAGCGACTCGATTGCCGCGCCGGACGAGAGGCGCCTCGAGTTCCCGCTCGCCTTTGACCGCCGTCACGTGGCAGACGTCGCCCTGTTCGCCGGACGCGCGGCAGGCGGGGAACGCTGGCGCTGGGCCGGCTCCATGATCGCCTCGCTCAAGAGCGGCTTCCCGCTGGAGCGCCGCGTGGCCGGCGGCGAGCCGGCCGAATCAGCGGCCAGGCCGACCTACCTTCCCTGGACCGCCGCCGTGGACCTGCGCCTCAGCCGTGAGCTGGGCGCGCTCCCCGGCTGCGGCGGCTGTGCCTGGCGCGTCGTCGCCGACGGCCGCAACATCCTGGGGCGCGAGAACGTCATCGCGCTGCGTCGCGACACGGGCGGACTCGCGCCCTCGCTCGAGCGGGTGCGCGAGACCGCGGCCGGCCTGCCGCCGGATCAGGAGCCGATCCCCCGGGAATCGCCGCGCTACAGCCAGATCATCGACCTGAATCAGGACGGCCTGATCACGCCTGCGGAGCTGGCCATCGCGCGCTTGGCCGCGGCGCTGGACCGGCACGACCCTTCCCTCTTCTTTGGCGCGCCGCGCCAGGTGCGGCTCGGCTTCGAGGTGTCGTTTTGA
- a CDS encoding PD40 domain-containing protein, whose amino-acid sequence MSRARWLDSGALRLAALLAALAAACREAPAPFDAPDRIAEGEQPLARLSYSLKDDRAPVWAPGGDSVYYAAEGFDPLPRTRGVLVGIPRLGGTADPVLPDVQHPRATLWLTTPAVAPAGDRIAYAEVSFLWHPVLCPGALRCSSGDTVALVPPLAEATLRVRRFGETRPPEQDPGLSVRFAGRFYDGDAEVYRTRFHPFQRLFVDERALVFRPSWAPDGRRLVYSDGLRLLVWTVGSEPPVPVPGTEDGVSAAWSPDGSWIAYSRLERADSTKGTCVYLGALGTICVDQRTEYRLGRRLLTLVRPDGRERRELGTGEEPAWAPDGQTLYFRRDNRIWRIRLDGSGAQPVAQTEGGREPAVSPDGRYLAFARRVAPANHDVWVLSLAAPQPAARAVIEVGS is encoded by the coding sequence TTGAGCCGCGCCCGCTGGCTCGACAGCGGCGCGCTCCGGCTGGCCGCGCTGCTGGCGGCGCTCGCTGCCGCCTGCCGCGAGGCGCCCGCACCCTTCGACGCGCCCGACCGGATCGCAGAAGGCGAGCAGCCGCTGGCGCGGCTGAGCTACAGCCTGAAGGACGACCGCGCCCCCGTGTGGGCGCCGGGCGGCGACTCCGTGTACTATGCGGCCGAGGGATTCGACCCGCTGCCACGCACCCGCGGCGTGCTGGTGGGCATCCCGCGCCTCGGCGGCACTGCCGATCCCGTGCTGCCCGACGTGCAGCACCCTCGCGCCACGCTCTGGCTCACCACCCCGGCCGTAGCGCCGGCCGGCGACCGCATCGCCTACGCAGAGGTCTCGTTCCTCTGGCACCCGGTGCTGTGCCCCGGCGCTCTGCGCTGCTCCTCCGGCGATACCGTCGCGCTCGTGCCGCCCCTGGCCGAGGCGACGCTGCGTGTCCGCCGGTTCGGCGAGACGCGGCCGCCGGAGCAGGATCCCGGGCTGAGCGTGAGGTTCGCCGGCCGCTTCTATGACGGCGACGCCGAAGTCTACCGCACGCGCTTCCACCCCTTCCAGCGGCTGTTCGTGGACGAGCGGGCCCTGGTCTTCCGCCCGAGCTGGGCGCCGGACGGCCGGCGTCTCGTATACAGCGACGGGCTGCGCCTGCTGGTCTGGACCGTCGGGTCGGAGCCGCCCGTCCCCGTGCCCGGCACCGAGGACGGCGTCTCCGCCGCCTGGAGCCCGGACGGCTCCTGGATCGCCTACTCCCGCCTCGAGCGGGCCGATTCCACGAAAGGCACCTGCGTGTATCTCGGGGCGCTGGGGACTATCTGCGTCGACCAGCGCACCGAGTACCGCCTCGGCCGGCGGCTGCTAACATTGGTGCGGCCGGACGGCAGGGAACGGAGGGAGCTCGGGACGGGAGAAGAACCGGCCTGGGCGCCCGACGGCCAGACCCTCTACTTCCGCCGGGACAACCGGATCTGGCGCATCCGGCTGGACGGGAGCGGCGCGCAGCCGGTCGCGCAGACCGAGGGCGGCCGCGAGCCCGCCGTCTCGCCCGACGGCCGTTACCTGGCGTTTGCCCGGCGCGTGGCCCCCGCCAACCACGACGTATGGGTGCTGTCCCTGGCCGCGCCTCAGCCGGCAGCCCGCGCCGTGATCGAGGTCGGGTCTTGA